Proteins from one Buchnera aphidicola (Kurisakia onigurumii) genomic window:
- the glyA gene encoding serine hydroxymethyltransferase: MIHTNKLQKYDLKLWNMVDKENQRQEENIELIASENYASALVLELQGSQLTNKYAEGYPKKRYYAGCEYVDEIELLAINRAKELFQADYANVQPHSGSQANNAVYSALLNPYDIILGMDLNHGGHLTHGSKVNFSGKIYQSISYGINNKGKIDYIQIEKLANKYKPKMIIGGFSAYSGLCDWKLLREISDSIGSYLLVDMSHIAGLVASKLYSNPLPYAHVVTSTTHKTLAGPRGGLILSNEKNEELYKKINSSIFPGTQGGPLMHVIAAKAVSFKEAMSSKFKNYQKQVIRNAQIMVEIFLKNNFKIVSGGTKNHLFLIDLTDRNITGKKAEEVLHKANITVNKNSIPNDSRSPFVTSGIRIGTPAITRRGFQDKETSILSLWIIEILNNIDCNTTIQEIKNKVLDMCFKHPVYRI, from the coding sequence TTGATACATACAAATAAATTACAGAAATATGATTTAAAATTATGGAATATGGTAGATAAGGAAAATCAAAGACAAGAAGAAAATATTGAATTAATTGCTTCTGAAAATTACGCAAGTGCATTAGTACTTGAATTACAAGGATCTCAATTGACTAATAAATATGCAGAAGGATATCCTAAAAAACGATATTATGCAGGATGTGAGTATGTTGATGAAATAGAACTTTTAGCAATTAATAGAGCTAAAGAATTATTTCAAGCAGATTATGCAAATGTACAACCACATTCTGGTTCACAAGCTAATAATGCTGTTTATTCTGCTTTACTGAATCCTTATGATATTATATTAGGAATGGATTTAAATCATGGAGGTCATTTAACTCATGGATCTAAAGTTAATTTTTCAGGAAAAATATACCAATCAATATCTTATGGAATTAATAACAAAGGAAAAATTGATTATATACAAATAGAGAAGTTAGCAAATAAATATAAACCCAAAATGATTATAGGAGGTTTTTCAGCTTATTCTGGATTATGTGATTGGAAATTATTAAGAGAAATATCAGATAGTATTGGATCTTATTTATTAGTTGATATGTCACATATAGCAGGTTTAGTAGCATCTAAACTATATTCAAATCCATTACCTTACGCACATGTTGTAACTTCGACAACACATAAAACTTTAGCAGGACCTAGAGGAGGTTTGATATTATCGAACGAAAAAAATGAAGAATTATACAAAAAAATTAATTCATCAATTTTTCCAGGAACTCAAGGAGGACCTTTAATGCATGTTATTGCAGCAAAAGCTGTATCATTTAAAGAAGCAATGAGCTCTAAATTTAAAAATTATCAAAAACAAGTAATTAGAAATGCTCAAATTATGGTAGAAATTTTTTTAAAAAATAATTTTAAGATAGTATCTGGAGGAACAAAAAATCATTTATTTTTAATTGATTTAACAGATAGAAACATTACAGGTAAAAAAGCAGAAGAAGTTTTACATAAAGCAAATATTACTGTTAATAAAAATAGTATTCCTAACGATTCTAGAAGTCCTTTTGTTACTTCAGGAATACGTATAGGAACACCAGCAATAACTCGTAGAGGTTTTCAAGATAAAGAAACATCAATATTATCTCTTTGGATAATTGAAATATTAAACAATATTGATTGTAATACAACAATACAAGAAATTAAAAATAAAGTTTTAGATATGTGTTTTAAGCATCCTGTGTATCGAATTTAA